A portion of the Gemmatimonas sp. genome contains these proteins:
- the rodA gene encoding rod shape-determining protein RodA, whose protein sequence is MAAPGILRRQSIDVPLLVTALLLTVFGLAMVFSAGQTDMPDKGLETLWQRQLAFFGVAMAATWVITRGSVRLIEWSAWPLYLMACIMLLLLQFLGSGAGTAASTKQWLTIGGVRLGQPAELAKLATTFMLARVLASQRDTVTSMRELWKPLLVVAVPWVLVLATKDLGTALTFIGICFAMLFWAGVPWPVLLMLASPGISLVLAFSTGVWGAWFLILVALVLWYRPYLLEGVVLVVANVVMGVVAPVLWDKLKPYQQQRFLVFLDPSVDAQGSGYNVIQSQVAIGSGGLFGKGFTLGSQKRLNFLPEQQTDFIFSVVGEELGFVGVVVALSLFLALFLRSTRIAVRAADAFPSLVAFGLMSAWFVHVMVNVGMTLNLMPVTGIPLPFFSYGGSFLLVSWLAVAVLLRISAEGRGQADALGL, encoded by the coding sequence ATGGCTGCTCCCGGCATCCTGCGACGGCAGAGCATTGACGTCCCCCTGCTCGTCACCGCGCTCCTGCTCACGGTGTTCGGCCTCGCCATGGTATTCTCGGCAGGGCAGACGGACATGCCGGACAAGGGGCTCGAGACATTGTGGCAGCGGCAGCTGGCGTTCTTCGGCGTGGCGATGGCCGCCACCTGGGTGATCACGCGCGGCTCGGTGCGGCTCATCGAGTGGAGTGCGTGGCCACTGTACCTGATGGCCTGCATCATGCTCCTGCTGTTGCAGTTCCTCGGCAGCGGTGCCGGCACCGCGGCCAGCACCAAACAGTGGCTCACCATCGGTGGCGTTCGCCTCGGGCAACCGGCAGAGCTGGCCAAGTTGGCGACGACCTTCATGCTCGCGCGCGTGCTGGCCTCGCAACGCGACACAGTCACGTCGATGCGCGAGCTATGGAAGCCGCTGTTGGTGGTGGCGGTTCCCTGGGTGCTCGTGCTGGCCACCAAGGATCTGGGCACGGCGCTCACATTCATCGGCATCTGCTTTGCCATGCTTTTTTGGGCCGGCGTACCTTGGCCGGTGCTGCTCATGCTGGCCAGCCCGGGAATCAGCCTCGTCCTGGCTTTCAGCACGGGTGTGTGGGGCGCGTGGTTCCTCATCCTCGTGGCGCTGGTGCTGTGGTATCGCCCGTACCTCCTCGAAGGGGTGGTGCTGGTGGTGGCGAACGTGGTAATGGGAGTTGTGGCCCCTGTGCTGTGGGACAAACTCAAGCCGTATCAGCAGCAGCGGTTCCTGGTGTTCCTCGATCCGTCGGTCGACGCGCAGGGGTCGGGGTATAACGTGATTCAGAGCCAGGTGGCCATCGGCTCCGGCGGGCTGTTCGGCAAGGGGTTCACACTGGGGAGCCAGAAGCGTCTGAACTTTCTTCCCGAGCAGCAGACCGACTTCATCTTCTCGGTGGTCGGCGAAGAGTTGGGGTTCGTGGGTGTCGTGGTCGCCCTGTCGCTCTTTCTGGCGTTGTTCCTCCGCAGCACGCGCATTGCCGTGCGCGCCGCCGACGCGTTTCCCAGCCTGGTGGCCTTCGGCCTCATGTCGGCCTGGTTCGTGCACGTCATGGTGAACGTCGGGATGACACTCAACCTCATGCCGGTCACGGGTATTCCGCTGCCCTTCTTCAGCTACGGGGGATCCTTCCTGCTGGTCAGTTGGCTGGCCGTGGCGGTGCTGCTGCGGATCTCGGCCGAGGGACGGGGCCAGGCGGACGCGCTGGGGCTGTAG
- the mrdA gene encoding penicillin-binding protein 2 has translation MARVLLVAAFTTLGGAFFRAQVLRNEEFVLRSESNRLREVPLPGARGIIYDRHGQIIAENLPGYSVSILSPTVDSLRSALRSLSRVIEIDSAQQVLAVRRFRAAPTRPAVIFNDASFQVVSVLEERRAEFPGLIIQSAPKRYYPDAQAVAALVGYTGEISEKQLAMPRYEGYKAGQQVGREGLEMQYEEQLRAREGSRFVEVDARNRVVRDNGVRAEVPPEAPPPLRTNIDLDLQRYAHEYFGDSLRGAVVALEPETGGVLAIYSAPSYDINRFIGGVSSSYYRELQEHKYKPLFNRALSGRYPPASTWKLATAVLGMELGLVTMETHQEQPCTGGYYYGRVFKCWDKRGHGDISLAQAIAKSCDVYFYQLGLKIGLTRLLAGGVRLGFGDSTGIDMPGEKTPIWPASTAYFDRRYGPRGWNRSVVLSLSIGQANNSQTPLNMARFYTALATDGYAATPQVVARTPERKKLFDLSPEQLKSVQLALADVVSRGTAAGAQVQGLTIAGKTGTAQVPPEEDYAWFVGYAPADKPKIVLAIIIEEGLHGSTAAKVATKLMERYLKTKLTMNAVPTD, from the coding sequence GTGGCGCGTGTGCTGCTCGTTGCGGCGTTCACGACGCTGGGGGGCGCGTTCTTTCGTGCTCAGGTGTTGCGCAACGAGGAGTTCGTGCTCCGCTCGGAGAGCAATCGGCTGCGTGAAGTCCCGTTGCCCGGGGCCCGTGGCATTATTTACGACCGGCACGGCCAGATCATCGCTGAGAACCTGCCGGGGTACTCGGTCTCCATTCTCAGTCCAACGGTGGATTCGCTGCGCTCGGCGCTGCGCTCACTGTCCCGGGTCATCGAGATCGACTCGGCGCAACAGGTACTTGCCGTGCGGCGCTTTCGGGCGGCGCCCACACGGCCGGCGGTGATCTTCAACGACGCGAGCTTTCAGGTCGTTTCGGTGCTCGAGGAGCGACGGGCCGAGTTCCCCGGCCTCATCATCCAGAGTGCCCCAAAGCGGTATTATCCCGATGCACAGGCCGTGGCGGCGCTGGTCGGATACACCGGGGAAATCTCCGAGAAGCAGCTGGCGATGCCCAGGTACGAGGGGTACAAGGCGGGACAGCAGGTGGGCCGGGAAGGGCTCGAGATGCAGTATGAGGAGCAGCTGCGTGCTCGGGAGGGCAGCCGCTTCGTGGAAGTGGACGCCAGAAATCGGGTGGTGCGCGATAACGGTGTGCGCGCCGAAGTGCCCCCGGAGGCACCGCCGCCGCTGCGCACCAACATCGACCTCGACTTGCAACGGTATGCGCACGAGTACTTCGGTGACTCACTGCGCGGCGCGGTCGTGGCCCTCGAGCCGGAAACCGGGGGCGTGCTCGCCATCTACAGTGCCCCCAGTTACGACATCAACCGCTTCATTGGCGGCGTGTCTTCGTCGTACTACCGCGAACTGCAGGAGCACAAGTACAAGCCGTTGTTCAACCGGGCGCTGTCCGGGCGCTATCCGCCCGCGTCCACCTGGAAGCTGGCCACCGCGGTACTGGGCATGGAGCTGGGGCTGGTCACCATGGAGACGCACCAGGAGCAGCCATGCACCGGCGGCTACTACTATGGCCGCGTGTTCAAGTGTTGGGACAAGCGCGGCCACGGCGACATCTCGCTGGCGCAGGCCATCGCCAAGTCCTGCGATGTCTACTTCTACCAGCTTGGCCTCAAGATCGGTCTCACCCGGCTGCTGGCAGGCGGTGTCCGGTTGGGGTTCGGTGACTCGACCGGCATCGACATGCCCGGTGAGAAGACGCCGATCTGGCCGGCGAGCACCGCGTACTTCGATCGGCGATACGGACCGCGTGGCTGGAACAGGTCGGTCGTGCTGAGCCTCTCCATTGGGCAGGCCAACAACTCCCAAACCCCGCTCAATATGGCGCGCTTCTACACCGCGCTCGCAACCGACGGCTACGCGGCAACGCCGCAGGTCGTGGCACGGACGCCGGAGCGCAAGAAGCTGTTCGATCTTTCACCGGAGCAGCTCAAGAGTGTGCAGCTGGCCCTCGCCGACGTGGTGAGCCGGGGTACGGCCGCCGGCGCGCAAGTCCAGGGACTCACGATCGCCGGCAAGACCGGCACCGCGCAGGTCCCGCCCGAGGAGGATTATGCCTGGTTCGTGGGGTATGCGCCGGCCGACAAACCGAAGATCGTGCTGGCCATCATCATTGAAGAAGGGCTGCACGGTTCGACGGCCGCGAAGGTCGCCACGAAGCTGATGGAGCGCTATCTCAAGACGAAGCTCACCATGAACGCCGTTCCCACCGACTGA
- the mreD gene encoding rod shape-determining protein MreD: MRGPQPTPGLGSALRAWMGFALLITAQFGVRPLLGDRASVDFAVIAVLFSAVRMRPGLAAVSGFATGVALDALSPGSFGASTLVLSLVAFAASWLKAVFFADHVALTGLFVFAAKWLFDVAMTLLTGVGTGSSLVVTLLLWAPLSAAATAVVAVLLLVLFRPLYRPQAL; the protein is encoded by the coding sequence ATGCGGGGGCCACAGCCGACACCCGGTCTTGGCAGTGCGCTACGCGCCTGGATGGGCTTTGCGCTGCTCATCACCGCGCAATTCGGGGTGCGCCCGCTCCTTGGTGATCGGGCAAGTGTCGACTTCGCGGTCATCGCGGTGCTCTTCTCGGCGGTCCGCATGCGGCCCGGGCTGGCCGCCGTTTCCGGATTCGCCACGGGGGTGGCGCTCGATGCCCTGTCACCGGGCAGCTTCGGTGCCAGTACCCTCGTGCTGTCGCTCGTGGCCTTCGCTGCGTCGTGGCTCAAAGCGGTTTTTTTTGCGGACCATGTGGCGCTCACGGGCCTCTTTGTATTCGCTGCCAAGTGGCTTTTCGACGTGGCCATGACACTGCTCACCGGCGTCGGTACCGGATCGTCGCTCGTGGTGACGCTGCTGCTGTGGGCGCCGCTGTCCGCCGCCGCCACAGCGGTGGTGGCGGTCTTGCTGCTTGTGCTCTTTCGTCCGTTGTACCGACCGCAGGCATTGTAG